GAGGGAGTCGGCCACGGCGTCGGGCGCCGGGCCGCCGCGCGACGCGCGGGAGGCGACGCTCCCGGCGGGGTTGAGCGCGGCGTCGATGGTCTCGCGGCTCACGTAGTCGTAGAGGGACTCCCCCAGTACCTCTTGTGTGGCCGTGTCAAGATTTGCGGCGAGCGTCTCCGGATCCGCGTCGTCGGGTGCCGTCGCGGCGGCCTCGGCGACCACCTCGTGGGCCGTGCGGAACGGGAGGCCCGCCGCCGCCAGCGCGTCGGCCACGCCGGTCGCCGTCGAGAACCCCGCCCCCGCGTCGGCGGCACACGCCTCCGCGTCCCAGTCGCCCGTCGCGACCGCGCCGGCGACGACCTCCGTCGCCTCGGTCGCGTCGTCGACGGCGTCCCACGCGTGCGGCGTCGCACGCTGCAGGTCGCGGTTGTACGCGCGCGGCAGCCCCTTCAGCGTCGTCAGCAGGCCCGTCAGGTCGCCGGACACGTCGCCCGCGACGGCGCGAGCGAGTTCGAGCGTGTCCGGGTTCACCTTCTGGGGCATGATCGACGACGTGGACGCGTAGTCGTCCGAGGGGTCGAAGTAGCCGTCCTTCGCGTGCTCGATGAGGTCCGTCGCGAGCCCCGACAGCGTCGCCGTCAGGTTCGCCAGCGCGGCGGTCCCCTCCACGAGGAAGTCGCGAGCGGAGGCGGCGTCCGTCGAGTTCTCGACGACGCCGTCGAAGCCGAGCAGGGCGGCGGTGCGCTCGCGGTCCACGTCGAAGGTGGTGCCACCGAACGCCGCACCGCCGAGCGGCGACACGTTCGTCGTGTCGAATGCCGCCAGCAGGCGCGCGGTGTCGCGCTCGACGGCGCCTGCGTACGACGACAGGAAGTGTCCCACGGTCACCGGCTGGGCGTACTGCCGGTGGGTGAACCCCGGCAGCACCGTGTCGGCGTGCTCGGCCGCAGCGTCGAGGAGTGCCTCGCGGAGCGCCAGCGTCGCCTCGGCGGCCGCCAGCAGGTCCTCGCGGTAGCGGTAGCGGATGCAGGCGGCCACCTCGTCGTTGCGCGAGCGGGCCGTGTGCATCTTCCCGCCCACGGGGCCGACGTCGGCGACGACCGCCGACTCGATGGCCTCGTGGACGTCCTCCCCGTCGGGGAGCGCACCGTGGCCGGCGCTCTCGACGGTGTCGAGCCCAGCCAGAATCTCGCCGGCCTCGTCGTCGCCGACGATGTCCTGCTCCGCGAGCATCACCGTGTGCGCGCGGTCGACCGCGAGGTCGGCGGCGAAGATGCGCTCGTCGGCCGCGAGGCTCGACATGAACCCGCGTGCGGGGCCACCCGCGAAGCGGTCGCGGCGGACCACGGTCTCGGCCGCGTCGTCGCCGTCGTGCGCGTCTTCGCCGTCACTCATCGATTACTCCTCCGCGACCTCGCCGCCGTCGGCCTTCAGCTTCTCGCCCTCCTCGTCTTCCTCGTCGGTCTCGCTGGACTCCTTGACGCCCGCGAGGACCTCGTTGGCGAGGCGCTCCTGGAAGCCGTGGTACTTCGCGACGCCCGTCGCGTCGGCCTGCTCGATGCCGTCGACGGTCTCGGTGTTGAACGACGCCGCCGACTCGGAGTAGACGCCGTACTCGGAGTCACGGGCGACGGGGCGGCACTGGCCGCCCTGCAGTTTGACCGTCACCGTGCCGGTGACCTTCTCCTGCCCGGCGTCGAGGTACCCCTCCAGCGAGGTCATCAGCGGATTGTCGACGAGCCCCTTGTACCCCTGCTGGGCCCACTGGTCGTCGATCTGCTGTTTGAAGTCGCGCTCGGACTTCGTGAACACGAGCTGTTCGAGCGCCTCGTGTGCGGTGAGGAGGACGGTCGCCGCGGGGTGCTCGTAGTTCTCGCGCACCTTCAGGCCGAGCATGCGGTCCTCCATCATGTCCGTGCGGCCGACGCCGTACGCGCCCGCGAGGTCGTTCAGTTCCTCGATGAGGTCGACGGGGTCCATCGCCTCGCCGTTCAGGCCGACCGGGTGGCCGCCCTCGAACTCGACGTCGACGAGTTCCTCGCCCTCGACCTCGCCGGGCGTGGTCGTCCAGTCGTAGATGTCCTCCGGCGGGACGTACGTCGGGTCTTCGAGGTCGTCGCCCTCGACCGAACGCGACCAGAGGTTCGTGTCGATACTCCAGGCGCCCTCGTTGCCGCTCTCGACGGGCAGGTCCTTCTCGTCGGCGTACTCGATCTCCCACTCGCGGGTGAGGCCGAGTTCGCGCACGGGCGCGATGACCTCCTTGTCGGAGGCGCGCCACACCGTCTCGAAGCGGAGTTGGTCGTTCCCCTTCCCCGTGCAGCCGTGGGCGAGGGCGTCGCAGTCGTGCTCCTCGGCGACGCCCAGAATCGCCTCGGCGATCACCGGGCGCGCGAGCGCCGTGCCGAGCGGGTAGCCCTGATAGGTGGCGTTCGCGCGGACGGAGTCCATACACAGCTCCGCGAACTCTTCCTTGGCGTCGACGACGTAGTGTTCGAGGTCGAGCGCCTCGGCGGTCTCCTCGGCCTCGTCGAACTCCTCGGACGGCTGGCCGACGTCGACGGTGACGCCGACGACCTCGTCGTAGCCGTACTCCTCTTCGAGGAGCGGGACGCACACTGTGGTGTCGAGTCCGCCGCTGAATGCGAGCGCAACGCGTTTTGTCATACCTGCTTCTGAAACGTGGATACCCATAAATTCGGCGTTTGTAAGTTGTGAAATTTAATCGCGGACTGCACGCTACCCGGACGAAGCGCGAGCGAGACGGACCGACGAGAGTGATGTTGGTTGGGCCTAGCGGCCCGGTCGTCGCGGCGCGGAGACTCGGCTCCGGGCCGCGATACCTCGGACGCGTCGCTCGAAGGAGGAGCGAACGTGAGCGACGGCGTCAGCTGTCACAGGTACTTGTTCCCGGTCCATCGGTAAAAACGATACTGGTCCGGCG
The DNA window shown above is from Halobaculum marinum and carries:
- the argH gene encoding argininosuccinate lyase; amino-acid sequence: MSDGEDAHDGDDAAETVVRRDRFAGGPARGFMSSLAADERIFAADLAVDRAHTVMLAEQDIVGDDEAGEILAGLDTVESAGHGALPDGEDVHEAIESAVVADVGPVGGKMHTARSRNDEVAACIRYRYREDLLAAAEATLALREALLDAAAEHADTVLPGFTHRQYAQPVTVGHFLSSYAGAVERDTARLLAAFDTTNVSPLGGAAFGGTTFDVDRERTAALLGFDGVVENSTDAASARDFLVEGTAALANLTATLSGLATDLIEHAKDGYFDPSDDYASTSSIMPQKVNPDTLELARAVAGDVSGDLTGLLTTLKGLPRAYNRDLQRATPHAWDAVDDATEATEVVAGAVATGDWDAEACAADAGAGFSTATGVADALAAAGLPFRTAHEVVAEAAATAPDDADPETLAANLDTATQEVLGESLYDYVSRETIDAALNPAGSVASRASRGGPAPDAVADSLARMTETYDDHEAALAARRDALATAEADLADAVSEYV
- a CDS encoding argininosuccinate synthase gives rise to the protein MTKRVALAFSGGLDTTVCVPLLEEEYGYDEVVGVTVDVGQPSEEFDEAEETAEALDLEHYVVDAKEEFAELCMDSVRANATYQGYPLGTALARPVIAEAILGVAEEHDCDALAHGCTGKGNDQLRFETVWRASDKEVIAPVRELGLTREWEIEYADEKDLPVESGNEGAWSIDTNLWSRSVEGDDLEDPTYVPPEDIYDWTTTPGEVEGEELVDVEFEGGHPVGLNGEAMDPVDLIEELNDLAGAYGVGRTDMMEDRMLGLKVRENYEHPAATVLLTAHEALEQLVFTKSERDFKQQIDDQWAQQGYKGLVDNPLMTSLEGYLDAGQEKVTGTVTVKLQGGQCRPVARDSEYGVYSESAASFNTETVDGIEQADATGVAKYHGFQERLANEVLAGVKESSETDEEDEEGEKLKADGGEVAEE